ATTTACCCGCCATGTTAGCGCCGGTAAGAAAGATTACATTACTATCTGTGGTGATATTGATCGTGTTTGGCACCGCGTTTTTTACCTGGGGATGGTACACTCCTTCCAGTTTCAGCAGATCTTGCTGGCCTCCGGGCAAGGCTTTTGGAAAAACAAAATTCCGCTCATTCGCCACTTTTGCAATCGACAGGTATACATCCAGATAAAAAATAAGTCTCAACAGCTTTTCAACCAGGGTCCTGTGTCTAAAACGCAGGATTACATCAAACTCTGCGATCTGTGCGTGCGACAGCTTTCCTGTGCTCTGATGAATTACAGTGAAGGCAGGATTGTCAAGAATTACGAGCATTTCTTCCTTTTCCGTTTTATAAAAACTGCTCGTACCCAGTTCCTTTATAAATTCCCGTGCATTCCTCATCAGATCCACCAGAGCTTCCACACCCTTATAGATCAGGTGTGTATCAACGTTCATAGCCACCATATTCGTCAGCTTCCGCGCCAGTGAATTTTCCTGCATTGACAGTTTGGAGCGTTCATCGGTGTTGGCAAGATATGGGGTAATCAGATCAAAGTCTGCGCTATTAAAAGGGAACGGGATATTCAAAGCCGCAAATGACTGGATAATACCACTGCGTTTGTTAATAGCCTCACTATCGGAAAGCGGATACCGGAACATTTCTTCCAAAATCGCCGTGCCCCCTCTTGTAGAGCAGCGATTGAAAATGTTGAAAATGGAATCTCCGCCATGTTTACCGAAGATATTCAGATCTTCCAGTGTTTGTTTATCTGTAGTAAATAACATGTGCTTTTTTTGAATATAGTAGCTAATATCTGACATATTTTCGGAAA
This DNA window, taken from Chitinophaga niabensis, encodes the following:
- a CDS encoding MutS-related protein, which encodes MLFTTDKQTLEDLNIFGKHGGDSIFNIFNRCSTRGGTAILEEMFRYPLSDSEAINKRSGIIQSFAALNIPFPFNSADFDLITPYLANTDERSKLSMQENSLARKLTNMVAMNVDTHLIYKGVEALVDLMRNAREFIKELGTSSFYKTEKEEMLVILDNPAFTVIHQSTGKLSHAQIAEFDVILRFRHRTLVEKLLRLIFYLDVYLSIAKVANERNFVFPKALPGGQQDLLKLEGVYHPQVKNAVPNTINITTDSNVIFLTGANMAGKSTFMKSLSIAMFLAHAGFPVAAKKMEFTVLDGVYTTINLPDNLGMGASHFYAEVLRVKKMAHELSTKKDLFIVFDELFRGTNVKDAYEATIAITTAFAKKKKSIFVISTHIIEAGEVLKEKCPNINFVYLPTRMVGHHPEYTYTLEQGITGDRHGMVIINNEGILDILKKGKKKLQKTAAHEFHNG